A genomic stretch from Gorilla gorilla gorilla isolate KB3781 chromosome 20, NHGRI_mGorGor1-v2.1_pri, whole genome shotgun sequence includes:
- the USE1 gene encoding vesicle transport protein USE1 — protein MEPAEGAVYGRAIMAASRLELNLVRLLSRCEAMAAEKRDPDEWRLEKYVGALEDMLQALKVHASKPASEVINEYSWKVDFLKGMLQAEKLTSSSEKALANQFLAPGRVPTTARERVPATKTVHLQSRARYTSEMRSELLGTDSAEPEMDVRKRTGVAGSQPVSEKQSAAELDLVLQRHQNLQEKLAEEMLGLARSLKTNTLAAQSVIKKDNQTLSHSLKMADQNLEKLKTESERLEQHTQKSVNWLLWAMLIIVCFIFISMILFIRIMPKLK, from the exons ATGGAGCCGGCGGAAGGGGCGGTGTACGGCCGGGCGATAATGGCGGCGTCGAGGCTGGAGCTAAACCTGGTGCGGCTGCTATCCCGCTGCGAGGCGATGGCAGCGGAAAAACGGGACCCGGACGAGTGGCGCCTGGAGAAG TACGTGGGAGCCCTAGAGGACATGTTGCAGGCCCTGAAGGTCCACGCGAG CAAACCGGCCTCTGAGGTGATCAATGAATATTCCTGGAAGGTGGATTTTCTGAAGGGGATGCTGCAAGCCGAGAAGCTG ACCTCCTCCTCAGAGAAAGCACTGGCCAACCAGTTCCTGGCCCCTGGCCGTGTGCCAACCACAGCCAGAGAGCGAGTGCCCGCCACAAAGACGGTGCATCTGCAGTCACGGGCGCGGTACACCAGCGAGATGCGGAGTGAGCTACTAGGCACG GACTCTGCAG AGCCTGAGATGGACGTAAGGAAGAGAAC TGGAGTGGCAGGGTCCCAGCCAGTGAGTGAGAAGCAGTCGGCAGCTGAGCTAGACCTCGTCCTGCAGCGACATCAGAACCTCCAGGAAAAGCTGGCAGAAGAGATGCTAGGACTGGCCCGGAGCCTCAAGACCAATACGCTGGCCGCCCAGAGTGTCATCAAGAAGGACAACCAG ACCCTGTCACACTCACTGAAAATGGCGGACCAGAACCTGGAGAAGCTGAAGACGGAGTCAGAGCGTCTGGAGCAGCACACGCAGAAGTCAGTCAACTGGCTACTCTGGGCCATGCTCATTATCGTCTGCTTCATCTTCATTAGCATGATCCTCTTCATTCGAATCATGCCCAAACTCAAATAA
- the OCEL1 gene encoding occludin/ELL domain-containing protein 1 isoform X2, which yields MHNPDGSASPTADPGSELQTLGQAARRPPPPRAGHDAPRRTRPSARKPLSCFSRRPMPTREPPKTRGSRGHLHTHPPGPGPPLQGLASRGLKTSAPRPPCQPQPGPHKAKTKKIVFEDELLSQALLGAKKPIGAIPKGHKPRPHPLPDYELKYPPVSSERERSRYVAVFQDQYGEFLELQHEVGCAQAKLRQLEALLSSLPPPQSQKEAQVAARVWREFETKRMFQGEKIEARRMKGRELSSLKATGQTAAKTSGSRPA from the exons ATGCACAACCCGGACGGAAGTGCCTCTCCGACAGCAGATCCAGGCTCGGAGCTCCAGACGCTGGGACAG GCCGCCCGCAGACCACCCCCGCCGCGCGCGGGACACGACGCCCCCCGCAGGACCCGCCCATCAGCCCGGAAACCCCTGAGCTGCTTCTCCCGGAGGCCGATGCCCACACGGGAGCCCCCAAAGACTCGCGGCTCCCGGGGGCACCTGCATACTCACCCGCCTGGGCCTGGGCCCCCG CTGCAGGGACTGGCGTCCCGAGGCCTCAAAACCAGCGCCCCCCGCCCTCCGTGCCAGCCCCAGCCGGGACCCCACAAGGCAAAGACCAAGAAGATTGTGTTTGAGGATGAGTTGCTCTCCCAGGCCCTCCTGGGCGCCAAGAAGCCTATTGGAGCCATCCCTAAGGGGCATAAGCCTAGGCCCCACCCACTGCCCGACTATGAGCT TAAGTACCCACCAGTGAGCAGTGAGAGGGAACGGAGCCGCTATGTCGCAGTGTTCCAGGACCAGTACGGAGAGTTCTTGGAGCTCCAGCACGAGGTGGGGTGTGCACAGGCAAAGCTCAGGCAGCTGGAGGCCCTGCTgagctccctgcccccaccccaaagCCAG AAGGAGGCCCAAGTTGCAGCCCGGGTTTGGAGGGAGTTTGAGACGAAGCGAATG TTTCAAggagagaaaattgaggctcgGAGAATGAAAGGCAGAGAGTTAAGCAGCTTGAAGGCCACAGGGCAGACTGCTGCAAAGACTTCCGGGTCTCGCCCTGCCTAG
- the OCEL1 gene encoding occludin/ELL domain-containing protein 1 isoform X1 → MHNPDGSASPTADPGSELQTLGQAARRPPPPRAGHDAPRRTRPSARKPLSCFSRRPMPTREPPKTRGSRGHLHTHPPGPGPPLQGLASRGLKTSAPRPPCQPQPGPHKAKTKKIVFEDELLSQALLGAKKPIGAIPKGHKPRPHPLPDYELKYPPVSSERERSRYVAVFQDQYGEFLELQHEVGCAQAKLRQLEALLSSLPPPQSQKEAQVAARVWREFETKRMDPGFLDKQARCHYLKGKLRHLKTQIQKFDDQGDSEGSVYF, encoded by the exons ATGCACAACCCGGACGGAAGTGCCTCTCCGACAGCAGATCCAGGCTCGGAGCTCCAGACGCTGGGACAG GCCGCCCGCAGACCACCCCCGCCGCGCGCGGGACACGACGCCCCCCGCAGGACCCGCCCATCAGCCCGGAAACCCCTGAGCTGCTTCTCCCGGAGGCCGATGCCCACACGGGAGCCCCCAAAGACTCGCGGCTCCCGGGGGCACCTGCATACTCACCCGCCTGGGCCTGGGCCCCCG CTGCAGGGACTGGCGTCCCGAGGCCTCAAAACCAGCGCCCCCCGCCCTCCGTGCCAGCCCCAGCCGGGACCCCACAAGGCAAAGACCAAGAAGATTGTGTTTGAGGATGAGTTGCTCTCCCAGGCCCTCCTGGGCGCCAAGAAGCCTATTGGAGCCATCCCTAAGGGGCATAAGCCTAGGCCCCACCCACTGCCCGACTATGAGCT TAAGTACCCACCAGTGAGCAGTGAGAGGGAACGGAGCCGCTATGTCGCAGTGTTCCAGGACCAGTACGGAGAGTTCTTGGAGCTCCAGCACGAGGTGGGGTGTGCACAGGCAAAGCTCAGGCAGCTGGAGGCCCTGCTgagctccctgcccccaccccaaagCCAG AAGGAGGCCCAAGTTGCAGCCCGGGTTTGGAGGGAGTTTGAGACGAAGCGAATG GATCCTGGCTTCCTGGACAAGCAGGCTCGCTGCCACTACCTGAAGGGTAAACTGAGGCATCTCAAGACTCAGATCCAGAAATTCGATGACCAAGGAGACAGCGAGGGCTCCGTGTACTTCTAA
- the OCEL1 gene encoding occludin/ELL domain-containing protein 1 isoform X3: MHNPDGSASPTADPGSELQTLGQAARRPPPPRAGHDAPRRTRPSARKPLSCFSRRPMPTREPPKTRGSRGHLHTHPPGPGPPLQGLASRGLKTSAPRPPCQPQPGPHKAKTKKIVFEDELLSQALLGAKKPIGAIPKGHKPRPHPLPDYELKYPPVSSERERSRYVAVFQDQYGEFLELQHEVGCAQAKLRQLEALLSSLPPPQSQKEAQVAARVWREFETKRMLPLPGVAFSWIANASSVWTQL, translated from the exons ATGCACAACCCGGACGGAAGTGCCTCTCCGACAGCAGATCCAGGCTCGGAGCTCCAGACGCTGGGACAG GCCGCCCGCAGACCACCCCCGCCGCGCGCGGGACACGACGCCCCCCGCAGGACCCGCCCATCAGCCCGGAAACCCCTGAGCTGCTTCTCCCGGAGGCCGATGCCCACACGGGAGCCCCCAAAGACTCGCGGCTCCCGGGGGCACCTGCATACTCACCCGCCTGGGCCTGGGCCCCCG CTGCAGGGACTGGCGTCCCGAGGCCTCAAAACCAGCGCCCCCCGCCCTCCGTGCCAGCCCCAGCCGGGACCCCACAAGGCAAAGACCAAGAAGATTGTGTTTGAGGATGAGTTGCTCTCCCAGGCCCTCCTGGGCGCCAAGAAGCCTATTGGAGCCATCCCTAAGGGGCATAAGCCTAGGCCCCACCCACTGCCCGACTATGAGCT TAAGTACCCACCAGTGAGCAGTGAGAGGGAACGGAGCCGCTATGTCGCAGTGTTCCAGGACCAGTACGGAGAGTTCTTGGAGCTCCAGCACGAGGTGGGGTGTGCACAGGCAAAGCTCAGGCAGCTGGAGGCCCTGCTgagctccctgcccccaccccaaagCCAG AAGGAGGCCCAAGTTGCAGCCCGGGTTTGGAGGGAGTTTGAGACGAAGCGAATG CTCCCCCTACCAGGGGTCGCTTTCTCCTGGATTGCAAATGCCTCTTCAGTTTGGACTCAGCTCTGA